Genomic segment of Coturnix japonica isolate 7356 chromosome 24, Coturnix japonica 2.1, whole genome shotgun sequence:
GCCAGCATAACGCAGCCCCCCCAGCCACACACACTCACATGCCAtccttttctttgctcatttcctcttcctcctccatctcctcctcctcctcagtgTACTGGCTGAGCTCACTGGCCGAAGGTGGCGGGGGCAGCAGCTCAGTCCAGCTCAGCACCGGCGTCTGCACCGCTTTCCCCAGGTTTTTCCCTTTGGGATAACAGATGTGGGGCCGCAGGCACAGGGATGTGTGCCAGTGTCCCCCCACTGCAGTGATCCTACCGTGCCCGGGGGCTGGGTGGCCATACAGGGTCTCGGGGCCGTGCTGTGAGCAGGGCCGGTGAAAGGTGCGCAGCTCCTCACCTCCTGCCTCGATGCTGCTGTAGATGGGCCCCTCAGCATTCCCAAAGGGCTCCGTCTGGGCAATGTAGCGGGAGATGCCGGCCTCTGCAGAGCACGGCCACCCTGTTAGTGTTggtcccacctgcagcacagcgcCGGCTCCTCGCAGCCCCTCACCATTGTAGTATCTTTCGGTGGCATCCAGGCCACCAGCACGCCATGCATCCGCCAGCCATGGGTGGGCATTCCTGCAGGGATACAGGTGGTGATGGGGGGCCCTGGCTGAGCTGCGGGTCTGGGGGTGTGCAGTGTTacctggggctgctgtgtgccGGTGCTGGGGTGTGTGGGAAGGTGAGTGTGGACAGAGCTGGGGGTGGCAGTGAGGATGCAGTGGGGCCGTGACGTGGCCCTACAGCACCCATGGATGCACTTGTGGGCGCAAAGGCAAAGGAGGCTGCAACAAGAATCCCTGTGTGAGCGTGGGGGGGGGCAGTGTCTGGGGGTCCCAGGCTGTGATCCGTACCTGTGAAGTggctcagctccttcctgcggcggcggcggctgtAGAGCCATGCAGCAAATCCAGCCAGGATGAGCCAGACGGCACCACTGACACCAGCGATGAAAGCTGGCCGCCTCGCCACCGCAGCCATGCGCTCTGCCACGCTGCCCCATCCCACCAGCCCCACGTCCTGCTCCACTGGGGGTGCTGTAAGCACAAGGGGTGGGATGCCAGTGGAGCCGAGCAGACACCCCTGGTTCCCAGCCCCCCACTCATGGGTGCTGCACCACCATGGGGACACTCACCAATGCGGATGGAGATGGGTGCACTGCGAGCACCCACCCCCGCccctgtggctgcagccacCTCAGCACGATAGGGGACACCGGGCACCAGCCCCCGCAGCACTGTGGCCAGCACTGTCCCCTCCACACTCTGGTTGATGTGGAAGCGGCTCTCGTTTCCCAAGCACCAGATCTGGGGCAGAGGTGCAGTGTTAGGATGATGGGGGCTGGGGATGTGCAGTCCGctggaaatgcaaaatgaaatggagatgTGGGATGCGATGGGAATGCAGAACGCAGTGGGGATACAGGGTGTGATAGGGATGTAGGATGAGATCAATGGATGTAATGGAAATATGGAATGAGATGGAGATTGGGATGCAGTGGAGTCATAGGATGCAATGGAGTTGTGGGATGCAGTCGGGAGGTGGAACAAGGTGGAAAAGTGGGATGCTATGGGGATGTGGGATGCAACGGAGATGTGGGACGTGATAAAGATATAGAATATGGTGAAGATAAGGTATGCAATGGAGATGCAAGATGTTACAGGATATAGACATGACATATGTGGGATGTGATGAGGATTATGAGGATTTGACGGGGATGTGAAATGCAATGGGAACATGGGATGTGGTGGGATGTGGAAACCTACAGGCCCCACTTACTCGGTAATCGAGGATGACCCCATTCTGTTCAGCTGGTGGTGGAGGCTGCCAGGAGATGCGGACGCTGGTGCCATTCCCAGCCACACTGACAGCCCGTGGTGGAGCACTGGGGGCTGTGGGACGTGGAACATCATGGCCACCGTGCATCCCATGGCAGGGacaccctgcagccccagccccacactcacCTGCCTCAGGCACCCGCAGGGCCCGCACGGCGCTGTCGGGGCCGTGGAGGTGCATGTAGAAGGGCCGCACCTTCACCTCATAGTCCTGGCCGCGGCGCAGCCCGGTGAGCAGAGCCCCCCGCTCTCCTGGTGCCCGCACATCCCACGCCTCCCAGCGCCCACCACGCCGCCGGTACAGCACCTGGTATCCCTGCACAGAGGGCGATGGGGGCTCCACCTGAGGGGTGGATATTGGGGTCATGGAggtgcagcactgcatcccctCCCACCCGCCGTGTCCCCTCGCTCACAGTCCAGGCGAGGCGCACAGCACCCGGCGGCAGCACCACGGGCTCCTGCAGGTGCACGGCCACACGTGCCAGCTCTGGGGGCACCTGTGTCGTGGGGCTGGTGTCCTCTGAAAAGGGGCAGGATCTGGGTGTGTGGGTATGGGGGTGCAGCCAGGACGCTGCGTCTCTTTGCACCTCTGCTGCGTCTCACCTTGGGTGCGGATGGGCTCTGAGATGCCACTGGGGTCACTGAGCCCATGGGCGTTGAGTGCCCGCACCAGGAAGAGGTACACGGTGTCGGGGACGAGGCCTTGCACTGTGTGTGTCTCACCCTCCACGTTGGCTGCCACCGTCCGCCATGGGCCGCCCATGGCCTCACTGCCAGGCACAGGGGTGACCCATGGCAAGGTGGCACCACGTCACCGTGTCACCCCTGAACCTGGAGGTCATGGGGTACCTGAAAGCTTCCACAATGTACGTGACTGCAGTGCCACCGCTTTGCTCACTCCCTTTCCAGGTCAGGGTGACGCTGCTTTTGGTGACATTGGTGACCACTGGGGTGGAGGGTGGCCCTGGGAGGATGCCAGGATCTGGGGATGGTGGGGAGAGGTGAGATCCATCACCTGCAGGCAGAGGCACCGAGATCCATGGGAGCTGCATCCCGAgttccacagcatctctggtcccacagcatccccatgACTCACCTTGCACCTGCAGGGACCCGCTCCAGCGCATCTCCCCCATCAAACTGGTGGCCACGCACTCATACTGGCCTGAGTCTGTCACCTGCAAGGAGAAGAGCTCCTGCCCCATCTCCCTGAGCACCTTTCACCCAGAGTGCCTGTCATCTTGTACAGATCATCTTAGATGCTCATTGCCTTGTGTACCCATCACTCTGAGCACTCACCACCCTTTGGCCCCACCAGCCATCCCAgtgtccccctccccacctccacaGTGTCTCCCCGTTCCCCATGCTGGTGCAGCtcacctgcaggctgctgatCTGCAGAGTGCCATTCTCCAGCAGGATGGTGCGGCGCTCAGAGCCCGGCACAGTGCTTCCATCCTTCAGCCACCCCACTTGTGGTGGGGGCTCACCCTCAgcccagcagggcagctgcaCCGTGGCCCCCACTGGCAGCAGCGTCAGGTTGGCAGGGCCCCAGCGGATCACTGGTGCTCGGGGCTCAGCGGGCACTGCCATGCAGGTAGAGTTGAGTGAGCTGCTTTGCTTCGGCACCCAGAGCATCGCCACCCATCAGCACCACGTACCTGCCTGCACCTCCAGCAGCGCTTTGGCCAGGACGCTGCCAGCCACGCTGATGGCTTGGCACAGGTAATAGCCGGCATCGGTGGGCTGCACATCGGTGATGGTCATGGCACCGCTGGGTGCTACTGAAATGCGGCCGGCAGGTGGTGGGGACTGCCCAGGGAACAGCAGTGTCTGGGCAGAGGAGACAGAAGGGTTTGGTGCATGgcagggtgctgtggggtggaggtggggaggggacGGACCTGGCTGCCTTCCTTCTGCCAGAACACGGCTGGTGGGGGATTCCCTGTGGTCTCACACTGGAAAGTCACACTCTGGCCAGGGGACACGGTCTGGTTGCGAGGGCGGGTGATGAGCTGTGGTGGCACTGATacaaagggagagagggaatcatggaatcacagaatatcctgaacTGAAGAGACCCACGAGGCTCATCGAGTCCAAACACAGCATCACCCCAAAACCAAGCCCTGTGTCAACACCCcatgagctccagcagctcagagctgtgtccactgccctggggagtcATTCCAcaccctaaccctaaccctgacATAACCTTAACCCTTGCACAGACACTTGGAGTCCCCCCTTACCGCGCACAATGAGGGTGCCCGAGGCCTCCGACCTGCCCACACTGTTCTCTGCCATGCAGGTGTAGGTTCCCTCGTCCTCCGCCCGCACTCGACTGATCCTCAGTGTGTTgtcagccagcagctcccacctggGGAGAGACCCCAGAGCCCACGGTGCCGACAGGGCACCAGGTGCCACGAGGGTGCCACAGGGATGTGGGATATGatggggatgtgatggggaTACGGGATGCAACTAGGATGGAGGGTGTGGGGGCAGTAAGGATGGAGAGGCATGATGTAGTGAGTGTGCAGGACACAGCAAGGATGTGGGGTGTGATGGTTGTGGGGTGTGATGAGTACATGAAATGTGAGTGTGATGTGGGACATCAGACACCCCCGATTGGAACCTGCcgccccccagcccctcaccccGCTCACCTTCCCGCCGGCAGCTCACCGTCCTCCCTGCGCCAGCGGGCGGTGGGCGGGGGGTCCCCCAGTGCCTCACAAGGGAACTCAGCCGCCTGGTCCTCCAGCACCGCCTGGTTCTGTGGCCGTCGGCCAAACGCGGGGCGCTCTGaggggcagcagctgtgagtgCCCCATGTTGGCACAGACCCCAAAGCTGCCGCTCCATCCCCACGCACCAAAGACCACCAGCTCTGCCGGCTCGCTGTCCCTCTCCCCCACCATGTTGGTGGCCACGCAGACGTAGATGCCGGCGTCGCTCTTGCGCGTGGTGGCCATCATCAGCTTCCCACCGCGGATCTGCCGGGGAGCCGCACTCAGACGAGGCCCAAACACCGACCTCGTTGTTCTGGGGTCTCCCAGCCCTCACCGTGATGCGCTCGTCCTTGTCGCTGAGCCGGGCGCCGTCCTTCTTCCAGCTGACAGTGGGCTCGGGGTGCCCGCGGGGTGGGACACACTCCAGCACGGCCGGCTCACCCGCTGCCACCACCACGTCCCCGGGGGACTGACGGAAATCGTCCcgcagcactgcacagcccacaTCACAGGTGACAAGGGGGAAGCAGAGGAAGTCTGGAAGACTCCCCAGATCCCCCtcaaaaggaattattttctgaataagaAGGGTGTAGGGCTGGAGATATGTGGGACCTCAAAACcatggggatagggatggggatggggatggggatgtggaGATGGGGACCATGCAACTGGGGCTCACCAGCCACCTCCAGCGAGGCGTTTCTGCTGGTGGCTTCACCCAGGTAGTTCCTGGCCACGCAGACATAGACGCCCTCATCAGGTTTGCTGCGGCGGCCGTGCACGATGcggaggaagaagagggagcCGCTGGGCAGCAGCATGCGGTGGGAGCGGGGATCCTCGTGGTCCGTCTCCACGCGCTCACCGTCCTTGTACCACTCCACAGTGGGCGATGGGCGgccctctgccctgcagctcagcgTGGCCGGCTCACCCCGGGACACCAGCAGGTCCGAGGGGTGCTCCACGATGCGGGGAGCAGAGTCCTCCAGCCGCGGGTGGGAGCCTGGGGAGGGGTTTAACACAGCCCAGGGGTGTGCGGGCAGAACGGCGTGAGAGGGAAggaggctgaggctgcagggGGAGGAGCTGGTGTCCCCCCATGGCACCCGGTGTGTCCCCTCCCTGGTCCTTTTGCTGGATGctggtggggttgggggggcgGAGGGCGCAGGGAAGAAAACGTGCGGGACCTCAGAGATGCGGGACCGCTGCAGCGCCGCAGCTGCAGTTCGGGTTTGGGCCGCGGGGCGGCAGCGCTGCCTCGCAGTGCCCGGTACACGCAGGTGGCGGCCTGACGGGCCGGGGGGGTCGTGACGAGGGACCCGGGAGGGGGGGGAGGCACCGCTGCCGGGAAGGGGGTGGGATGCGTTGCCATAGGGACAGGATGCGTTGCCATGGGGGTAGAAGCGTTGCCATGAGGACGGGATGCTGCAGAGTTCCGGGGGGTCGGGGGGAGCAGCGGGGCGGGGGCCGCAGCTGGGCACGGGGATAATTggcaccggggggggggggcgcacGGTGCCCCCTCCTGAGCCCAGCCGGCTGCGGTGGGACGGGGCGTCCCGCGGGGCTCACAGCGCGGACCGGCCGCCCTGGACCCAAAAGGAGCAAAAAGTTCGGgcttaaagaaaaagggaagaactCGAGAAGTGCCGTAAATTCGGGAGAACGACCCCGCAGCTCCAGAACCCGCTGAGCCCCGGGACTGTCCCGGCTGGGGGACACGGCAGCGAtctgtggggatgggggacGGGAGTTCGGTTTGGGGACACGGCACAAATTAGGGGACACGGTCTGCAGATACGGAGCCGGTCTGGGGACGGAGATCTGCTCCTGTTTGGTGCACGGGAGCAATATGGGGACACGGGTCGCTGTCGGTTGGGAGCAAGGGGCAGTTCGGGGACACACGGTGTGTTTGGGGATGAGGAGCCACTCCCAGTTTGGGGACAAGGGACAGGCTTGAGAAAATGGGGCTGGTTTGGAGATAAGGGACAGACCCCGGCATG
This window contains:
- the ROBO3 gene encoding roundabout homolog 3 isoform X2 codes for the protein MLRYLLKTLLQMNLFADSLAAEMSNSSELLLGINGSEAALDLRNLTAGNGSHPRLEDSAPRIVEHPSDLLVSRGEPATLSCRAEGRPSPTVEWYKDGERVETDHEDPRSHRMLLPSGSLFFLRIVHGRRSKPDEGVYVCVARNYLGEATSRNASLEVAVLRDDFRQSPGDVVVAAGEPAVLECVPPRGHPEPTVSWKKDGARLSDKDERITIRGGKLMMATTRKSDAGIYVCVATNMVGERDSEPAELVVFERPAFGRRPQNQAVLEDQAAEFPCEALGDPPPTARWRREDGELPAGRWELLADNTLRISRVRAEDEGTYTCMAENSVGRSEASGTLIVRVPPQLITRPRNQTVSPGQSVTFQCETTGNPPPAVFWQKEGSQTLLFPGQSPPPAGRISVAPSGAMTITDVQPTDAGYYLCQAISVAGSVLAKALLEVQAVPAEPRAPVIRWGPANLTLLPVGATVQLPCWAEGEPPPQVGWLKDGSTVPGSERRTILLENGTLQISSLQVTDSGQYECVATSLMGEMRWSGSLQVQGDGSHLSPPSPDPGILPGPPSTPVVTNVTKSSVTLTWKGSEQSGGTAVTYIVEAFSEAMGGPWRTVAANVEGETHTVQGLVPDTVYLFLVRALNAHGLSDPSGISEPIRTQEDTSPTTQVPPELARVAVHLQEPVVLPPGAVRLAWTVEPPSPSVQGYQVLYRRRGGRWEAWDVRAPGERGALLTGLRRGQDYEVKVRPFYMHLHGPDSAVRALRVPEAAPSAPPRAVSVAGNGTSVRISWQPPPPAEQNGVILDYRIWCLGNESRFHINQSVEGTVLATVLRGLVPGVPYRAEVAAATGAGVGARSAPISIRIAPPVEQDVGLVGWGSVAERMAAVARRPAFIAGVSGAVWLILAGFAAWLYSRRRRRKELSHFTASFAFAPTSASMGAVGPRHGPTASSLPPPALSTLTFPHTPAPAHSSPRNAHPWLADAWRAGGLDATERYYNEAGISRYIAQTEPFGNAEGPIYSSIEAGGEELRTFHRPCSQHGPETLYGHPAPGHGKNLGKAVQTPVLSWTELLPPPPSASELSQYTEEEEEMEEEEEMSKEKDGISGLEEHCPSTEDAPRHAASSPATPTGCWAPAATVPIPHEDTRSLQRFDSPHSPRRPPRGTAPSPSPPLSPRSPDTYKGPMPRSHRPHGSGKTRSETPKSHPKPKGGRYPREQWMGDLPPPPLPPPGETPSPSREPSGAERRAAHRPPRQGDAVPYSRPSFLARGCSTAGSASSCGSSGSRGRGSGRSPRPDPLAPRPPQEER
- the ROBO3 gene encoding roundabout homolog 3 isoform X1; this translates as MLLPSGSLFFLRIVHGRRSKPDEGVYVCVARNYLGEATSRNASLEVAVLRDDFRQSPGDVVVAAGEPAVLECVPPRGHPEPTVSWKKDGARLSDKDERITIRGGKLMMATTRKSDAGIYVCVATNMVGERDSEPAELVVFERPAFGRRPQNQAVLEDQAAEFPCEALGDPPPTARWRREDGELPAGRWELLADNTLRISRVRAEDEGTYTCMAENSVGRSEASGTLIVRVPPQLITRPRNQTVSPGQSVTFQCETTGNPPPAVFWQKEGSQTLLFPGQSPPPAGRISVAPSGAMTITDVQPTDAGYYLCQAISVAGSVLAKALLEVQAVPAEPRAPVIRWGPANLTLLPVGATVQLPCWAEGEPPPQVGWLKDGSTVPGSERRTILLENGTLQISSLQVTDSGQYECVATSLMGEMRWSGSLQVQDPGILPGPPSTPVVTNVTKSSVTLTWKGSEQSGGTAVTYIVEAFSEAMGGPWRTVAANVEGETHTVQGLVPDTVYLFLVRALNAHGLSDPSGISEPIRTQEDTSPTTQVPPELARVAVHLQEPVVLPPGAVRLAWTVEPPSPSVQGYQVLYRRRGGRWEAWDVRAPGERGALLTGLRRGQDYEVKVRPFYMHLHGPDSAVRALRVPEAAPSAPPRAVSVAGNGTSVRISWQPPPPAEQNGVILDYRIWCLGNESRFHINQSVEGTVLATVLRGLVPGVPYRAEVAAATGAGVGARSAPISIRIAPPVEQDVGLVGWGSVAERMAAVARRPAFIAGVSGAVWLILAGFAAWLYSRRRRRKELSHFTASFAFAPTSASMGAVGPRHGPTASSLPPPALSTLTFPHTPAPAHSSPRNAHPWLADAWRAGGLDATERYYNEAGISRYIAQTEPFGNAEGPIYSSIEAGGEELRTFHRPCSQHGPETLYGHPAPGHGKNLGKAVQTPVLSWTELLPPPPSASELSQYTEEEEEMEEEEEMSKEKDGISGLEEHCPSTEDAPRHAASSPATPTGCWAPAATVPIPHEDTRSLQRFDSPHSPRRPPRGTAPSPSPPLSPRSPDTYKGPMPRSHRPHGSGKTRSETPKSHPKPKGGRYPREQWMGDLPPPPLPPPGETPSPSREPSGAERRAAHRPPRQGERGSGRGAKPRAVPPISAVPPRQETPSPTADPPSWLGAAPPPAAPLPAAPPAPVGAAQGAAPARTPWPPARRRRSDEAARGQRHRDGDTGMGLRGGLVHFCL